The Geobacillus stearothermophilus ATCC 12980 genome contains a region encoding:
- a CDS encoding M56 family metallopeptidase yields the protein MPDVTISIWTAAIGFFLGFLAYFFKKWCPSLYVHILTAILGIGWIVYVFLDQGFIKTVPIFFIFGFSFFSSPVPERSKTQLKEIIDQLKEQGAREIVLSKNKERLLADLLFSGFFIVIAVLYFLFGPNSAITFILLYSFISLFVGLTKRVGLLRSLRLFYAEHEEALYAVSLFETKKYPLKELSEVSVQTRPDVLQLFQLFSLFSPNIDYTTSMGKTWKLSFSGEKVYLTPDPLESMDFLLKGEIHKMEEFEVKPFYHPKNWKRLLGKWYFAATVKGVGAYAALLTLFTLLGIGPIATTAVIILFWIFNLWISDRVLKIALDMRKIDDPDLLPIIEKVFSRAGLSHVDIYVTESAEYNGFAIGANIGRSLVALTSETLKLPHEAIEGILAHEAIHVKKRDVLIGQLLRFALIGLVFAGVFLIHEAFPNWLEHNQIFVFLGLWLLIFLLPAFQSLFTQWMEVRADHLGATLLDGGNAQMANSLTILCEYQDRALEKSVGYHIDFKNEQEANKKDKKISSLERDSWFFRFLEFQFMPHPPMYWRVHALQTTETEWSIRKIKLWWCSRFRESLPN from the coding sequence ATGCCAGATGTGACTATATCGATTTGGACTGCTGCAATCGGCTTTTTTCTCGGTTTCTTGGCATACTTTTTTAAAAAATGGTGTCCTTCTTTATATGTACATATCCTCACTGCGATACTCGGAATCGGATGGATCGTCTATGTGTTCTTAGATCAAGGGTTTATAAAAACGGTGCCCATTTTTTTTATATTTGGATTTAGCTTTTTTAGCTCTCCGGTACCGGAAAGAAGCAAAACCCAATTGAAAGAGATCATCGATCAACTAAAAGAACAAGGTGCGAGAGAAATAGTCTTGTCTAAAAATAAAGAGCGCCTATTAGCGGATTTGTTATTTTCCGGATTTTTCATCGTCATTGCTGTTCTTTATTTCCTTTTCGGGCCGAATTCCGCGATTACGTTCATCCTTTTATATAGCTTCATCTCTCTTTTTGTTGGGCTGACAAAAAGAGTGGGACTGCTTCGCTCTCTCCGCCTTTTTTACGCAGAACACGAAGAAGCATTATATGCTGTATCTTTGTTTGAAACCAAAAAATATCCATTGAAGGAACTTTCAGAAGTAAGCGTTCAGACAAGGCCGGATGTGTTGCAACTATTCCAGCTTTTTTCTTTGTTCTCTCCTAATATCGACTATACGACCAGCATGGGGAAAACGTGGAAGTTATCTTTTTCCGGTGAAAAAGTTTATCTCACCCCTGATCCATTAGAATCGATGGATTTTCTCCTTAAAGGAGAAATACATAAAATGGAAGAGTTCGAAGTAAAGCCTTTTTATCATCCGAAAAATTGGAAACGACTTTTAGGAAAATGGTATTTTGCAGCAACGGTGAAAGGGGTGGGAGCTTATGCAGCCCTTCTCACACTGTTTACTTTGCTGGGGATCGGGCCGATCGCAACAACCGCTGTTATTATACTATTTTGGATATTCAATCTATGGATTTCGGATCGCGTATTGAAAATCGCTTTAGATATGAGGAAAATAGACGATCCCGATTTGCTGCCCATCATCGAGAAAGTCTTTTCACGTGCCGGCCTTTCTCATGTTGATATTTATGTTACGGAATCGGCCGAATATAACGGTTTTGCGATAGGTGCGAATATTGGTCGATCATTGGTAGCGTTAACTTCAGAAACGCTGAAACTTCCCCATGAAGCCATTGAAGGCATTTTGGCTCATGAGGCGATTCATGTGAAAAAGCGAGATGTCTTGATAGGACAGTTATTGCGATTTGCGTTGATTGGGTTAGTTTTTGCTGGTGTTTTCCTTATCCATGAAGCCTTTCCAAATTGGCTAGAACATAATCAAATCTTTGTTTTTCTCGGCCTATGGCTCTTGATTTTTCTGCTTCCTGCTTTCCAATCTCTATTCACACAGTGGATGGAAGTCCGGGCAGATCATTTAGGAGCAACGCTGTTGGACGGTGGGAATGCTCAAATGGCTAACAGTTTGACGATCCTGTGTGAATATCAAGATCGAGCATTGGAAAAGTCTGTAGGATACCACATTGATTTTAAAAACGAGCAAGAAGCAAATAAAAAGGACAAAAAAATCTCTTCCTTAGAAAGAGATTCTTGGTTTTTTAGATTTTTGGAATTCCAGTTTATGCCCCATCCGCCCATGTATTGGCGTGTTCATGCGCTTCAAACAACAGAAACCGAATGGAGCATCAGGAAAATCAAATTATGGTGGTGCAGCCGCTTCCGAGAGTCGTTGCCCAATTGA